A region of the Thermoanaerobaculia bacterium genome:
AGCCGGAAACCGCGCCGAGCGCCGCCGTCCCGCCCAGGGCGAACGACCGCGCTCGCGCGGCGCCGAGCGACGACGGGACGACCGTCCGGACGAGCGGCCGCCCCCCGCGCTCGATGACGACTTCCGCCGGAACGCCGGCCCGCAGCCCGTAGAACGGATTCTCCGAAGTCGAAGGCGCGACTCCGGCGATCGACAGCACCCGATCGCCGGCCCGGAGCCCGGCGCGGTCGGCGGCGCCGCCGGGGTGGACCGAAGAGAGGATCCCGGTCGTCCGGTTCCACTCGAGCTCGAATGCCGGTCCCTGGAAATTCTGGATCGCGCCGAAGGCGAAGAGGACGGCCGCGATCGCCGCGACCGTCCAGACGAGAGCGATCCACGTTTTCTCGTTCACGGAGTTGGTCGCGCGATTATCCCACCGCCGGGGTTTCCGCCTTCGAGGCCGGCCGGCGGTACGATCGGGCGATGGCGACCGTCTGGACGATCGGCCACTCGAACCGCGCGTTCGAGGAATTCCGGGACCTTCTCCGGGCCTCGGGGGTCGAGCAGGCGGCCGACATCCGGAGATATCCCGCGTCCCGCAAGTGGCCGCACTTCGACGCCGCGTCGCTGGCGGTCTCCCTTCCGGAGTCGGGGATCGGATATCTCCCGATGCCGGAGCTCGGCGGCCGGCGGCGGCCGAAGCCCGATTCTCCGCACGCGGCCTGGAGAAACGACATGTTTCGAGGCTACGCGGATTTCCTCGATACCGCCGACGGCTCGGCCGGACTCGCGCGCCTCGAGGAAGCCGCGCGTTCGGTCCCGACCGCTTTCTTCTGTGCCGAGGCCGTTCCGTGGCGCTGCCATCGCAGTCTCGTGGCCGACGCGCTGGTGGCGCGCGGCTGGACCGTTCGCGACATCCTCGCGGCGTCCGACGTTCGGATCCATGCGCTTCCCGGATTCGCCCGGGTGGTCGCCGGCCGAGTGATCTACGATGCCGCTCCCGGCGGGAGCCTTCCCCTCTCCTGAACATCCCGAAGATTTTCCCGAGGGCGCGGAACCTTTTTCCGTCTCGCGGGTAGAACACATCGGAGGTTCGTTGGGAGAGCCGACCGACGCGGAGCTGATGGCCCGCGCCCGATCCGGAGACGAGGACGCTTTCGCCCGGATCGTCGAGCGGCATCAGGATGGTCTCGTGAACTACCTCGCGCGCCTGACCGGCAGCCGCGAGAAAGGGGAAGATCATGCGCAGGAAGCGTTCTTTCGCCTCTATCGCTCCGCCTCGAGGTTTCGCGAGGACGGGCGCGTCGCGCCTCTGCTCTATCGCATCGCAATCAATTCCGTGCGAAGCGAAGCCCGGCGGACGCGCCTCTGGAGCATCCTCCTCCCGTTCCTCGCGCACGCGCCCGGGCCGGCCGCCGAGCGGCCCGACGATCCCGCGCTTCGCCGCGAGCTCCATGCGCGCGTCCACGAGGCCCTGGGACGTCTGCCCGCGCGGTATCGCGAGGCGGTGCTGCTCCGCGACATCGAGGAATGGAGCTACGCGGAGATCGCCGCCTCCCTCGGCTGCCGGGAGGGAACGTTGAAATCGAGGATCGGTCGCGGGCGGGAGCTCCTGCGCCGGGAGCTCGAGCCTTACTGGACGGCGGCGCGGCCGCGAAAGGAGGGGGGCGCGAATGGATGAGCGGGACGTGTCGGAACTGCTGCGGGACCTTCCGCGCCTGCGGGCCGGAGCGGGGTTCCCGGCGGCCGTCCGGAATCGCCTGCGAAGGGTTTCCCCGCTCCGGCGCGGGATCCGGATCGCGGCGCCGGCGGTCGCGGCGGCGGCGGCCTTCGCGTTCGTCCTCAGGCTGGACGCGCGGCGCAAGGACCGCGAGCTCCGCCAGGAGACGCGGGCCCTCGCTCGCGAGATCGAAGAGATGAAGCGGACGCTGCCTTCGCCTCTGGTCGAGGTCGGAGGGGAGAACGGCGCCCGCTACGTGGTCGACCTGCGGAGGCTGCCCGGCCGCCGCGACGGCGTGCTTTGACGAAAAAGGAGGACGGCATGCGTCATCGGTTTTTCCCGCTGTTCCTGATGGCCGCCCTGGCGTCGGCGGCGCCGACCTGGGCCGGACCCGGAACGACTCTTTCCCCCGAGCGCCCCGCGGGGCGGCAGCGCGTATGGCTGATCGGTGGCCCGCGCGCGTTTCTCGGAGTGACGACGCTGGACATCACCCCCGAGCTGCGGGTGTTCTACGGCGCCCCGAAGGACGAGGGCGTCGTCGTTGCTTCCGTCGCCTCGGGCAGCCCCGCCTCCTCCGCCGGCGTCCACGTGGGCGACGTGATCACGCGCGTCGATGGCCATTCGGTCTCTTCCCCCTGGGAGCTCGCCGACGAGCTCGGCGGCCGGAAGAAGGGGGACCGGGTCTCGCTCGACGTGGTGCGCGACCGTTCTCCCCGCAAGCTCGAGGCGACGCTCGCGGAACGGGAAGCGCCCGAAATGGACGCGGCGGAGGGCATGCTCCGCGGGTTTCGCGGTCCCATGCTCCACCTCCCCCGCGTCGAGAAGTGGGACGAGATGCTGCGGACCCCCGAATGGGAGGGGCGGCTCGACGGTCTCGACGAGTGCGAGCGCGTGCGCAAGCGGCTGGAAACCGTCGAGGAGCGGCTGAAAGCTCTCGAGCAGAAGCTTCCGAAACGATAGACGCCGGCGCCGCCGGCGCCCGCTGTTGGTTTACCGTTGATCAGACGCCGAGCCGCGGGCCAGGCGCGCGCCGATGGACCGCCGGACCCGAAGGCGTGCCGATGCGTACGTCGGCGAGGACGCGGTTCCGCGTCGATGTATCGCCGGGGCCGGCGACGATCAGCGGCCGGTGCCGCCGGAGAGAATCTGGTTCACCCGCAGAATGTTCGTTTCGAGAGCTTCGCGGGTGGCTTCGTACTCCTTCTCGGGCGCGCTGAAGACGACTTCGTCGCCGACGAATTCGATTCGAGCGGCGAGCGCCGCGCGGGCCGGCGGGAGACCGAAAAGGGAGGCGCGGAACGCCCGGATCCACG
Encoded here:
- a CDS encoding PDZ domain-containing protein, whose product is MRHRFFPLFLMAALASAAPTWAGPGTTLSPERPAGRQRVWLIGGPRAFLGVTTLDITPELRVFYGAPKDEGVVVASVASGSPASSAGVHVGDVITRVDGHSVSSPWELADELGGRKKGDRVSLDVVRDRSPRKLEATLAEREAPEMDAAEGMLRGFRGPMLHLPRVEKWDEMLRTPEWEGRLDGLDECERVRKRLETVEERLKALEQKLPKR
- a CDS encoding DUF488 domain-containing protein — its product is MATVWTIGHSNRAFEEFRDLLRASGVEQAADIRRYPASRKWPHFDAASLAVSLPESGIGYLPMPELGGRRRPKPDSPHAAWRNDMFRGYADFLDTADGSAGLARLEEAARSVPTAFFCAEAVPWRCHRSLVADALVARGWTVRDILAASDVRIHALPGFARVVAGRVIYDAAPGGSLPLS
- a CDS encoding sigma-70 family RNA polymerase sigma factor, which gives rise to MGEPTDAELMARARSGDEDAFARIVERHQDGLVNYLARLTGSREKGEDHAQEAFFRLYRSASRFREDGRVAPLLYRIAINSVRSEARRTRLWSILLPFLAHAPGPAAERPDDPALRRELHARVHEALGRLPARYREAVLLRDIEEWSYAEIAASLGCREGTLKSRIGRGRELLRRELEPYWTAARPRKEGGANG